The following are encoded in a window of Apis mellifera strain DH4 linkage group LG10, Amel_HAv3.1, whole genome shotgun sequence genomic DNA:
- the LOC100577981 gene encoding insulin-like growth factor-binding protein complex acid labile subunit — protein MPPSDLTPYATCLIVSIFSAALCQTNCPATCLCHLDQIPSTVMCAGQGLDEFPRNMSDLITRLDLSGNAVTRIPGDEISRLVELEILNLARNRITSFPDGVSPLKSLRELDLSGNVIKGTAEIRSLGQLPSLKVLYLSRNPLSELDGLISGSLEALDAGQCGIRVLSNSSLDGLPRLTTLILVGNPLTTIHDTWSPKLKRLDVSDCQLNYLGPDTFYGFPELDELLLSNNPTLVYSTRNSTLTHPKLRKLDASRCNLDRPGLHGFPSLTHARLTRNAIRILPDRIFARNRQLGFLYLNGNRLETLTASTFEGLVKLQTLDLSANNLEEIHPYTFHENIELKTLNLSYNAFYELPKLTTAAITLDASSNLINRLNENLFANMPRLKSIDLSDNRIQKIPLGLKSTTLRNFDLRANRIVELANDTFLQLTQLRSIDISGNRLTEMADPEIFRNNPYLDIVYLEDNPWHCDCDKMFFMYNYLTEPPKIFKQILICQSPSNVSGYSWLIACFDEWHKPIDYNKDRSWGFAMIVILSLIVLFGSFVSIRHMIKIRRRATEQRRRLENLSLLRQTRNQAQVTIQEIVEHRPEPRINPLELIEPPSYEEAVQMPRLTQSLDDLDNISTRTCSVVGSVDNIRNKKQRRGRRTKRILSENDLLRREERRQERLRRERNNSVDNNETSLPSSQRNSRVYATRRTRRQSVISDSVESGSGRIRGKPQTPSTRKRRRKSTVYTDNDSTDDEYSKIVDLRKWIKELPEEPRSRFGKSTMESDFSTD, from the exons ATGCCGCCTAGCGACCTCACCCCGTACGCCACGTGTCTAATAGTGTCGATATTCTCGGCCGCCCTCTGCCAAACCAATTGCCCCGCCACCTGTTTGTGCCATCTCGACCAAATCCCGTCAACTGTCATGTGCGCCGGCCAAGGATTGGACGAGTTCCCTCGCAACATGAGCGACCTG ATAACGAGATTGGATCTGTCCGGGAACGCGGTGACGAGGATACCCGGTGACGAGATCAGCCGATTGGTCGAGTTGGAAATTTTGAACTTGGCCAGGAACAGGATAACCTCGTTCCCGGACGGCGTAAGCCCGTTGAAAAGTTTGCGCGAATTGGATCTGAGCGGTAACGTTATAAAAGGGACGGCAGAGATCAGATCGTTGGGACAGTTGCCGTCGTTGAAGGTTCTCTACCTGTCGAGGAACCCGTTGTCCGAGCTGGACGGATTGATAAGCGGCAGCCTCGAGGCCCTGGACGCAGGCCAATGcg GAATAAGGGTGTTGAGCAACTCGTCCCTGGACGGGCTGCCACGACTGACTACGCTCATCCTCGTTGGAAACCCTTTGACAACCATTCACGACACGTGGAGCCCGAAATTAAAGCGGTTGGACGTGTCCGATTGCCAGTTAAACTACTTGGGACCGGATACGTTCTATGGATTTCCGGAGCTGGACGAGCTTCTGCTTTCCAACAATCCAACGTTGGTCTACAGCACGAG GAATTCGACGTTGACGCATCCGAAATTGAGGAAACTGGACGCGTCGAGGTGCAACTTGGACAGGCCGGGCCTGCACGGGTTCCCCTCGTTGACCCACGCACGATTGACCCGCAACGCGATACGAATACTTCCCGATCGAATATTCGCGAGGAACAGGCAGCTAGGTTTCCTGTATTTGAACGGGAACAGGCTCGAGACGTTGACCGCGAGCACGTTCGAAGGGTTGGTGAAGCTTCAAACGTTGGATCTGTCGGCTAACAATCTGGAGGAAATTCATCCGTACACGTTCCACGAGAACATCGAGTTGAAAACGTTGAATCTGTCGTACAACGCTTTCTACGAATTACCGAAACTCACCACGGCCGCGATAACGTTGGACGCTTCGTCGAATCTGATCAACCGTTTGAACGAGAATTTATTCGCCAATATGCCGAGATTGAAGAGCATCGATCTGAGCGATAACCGTATACAAAAGATTCCGTTAGGATTGAAATCGACGACTTTGAGGAATTTCGATCTAAGGGCGAACAGGATAGTCGAATTGGCGAATGACACTTTTCTCCAGTTGACGCAGCTTAGAAGCATCGATATATCAg GAAATCGATTGACAGAGATGGCAGATCCAGAAATCTTTCGAAACAATCCATATTTGGATATCGTATATTTGGAGGATAATCCATGGCATTGCGATTGCGACAAAATGTTCTTCATGTATAATTACTTGACGGAACcaccaaaaatttttaaacaaattttaatctgtCAAAGTCCGTCGAACGTGTCCGGTTATAGCTGGCTGATCGCTTGTTTCGACGAATGGCACAAACCGATCGATTACAACAAGGACAGATCATGGGGATTCGCGATGATCGTTATTCTCTCGCTTATAGTTTTGTTCGGTAGCTTCGTGTCCATTAGACACATGATAAAGATAAGGAGAAGGGCTACCGAGCAAAGACGACGATTGGAAAACCTTAGTTTATTGAGACAAACGAG GAATCAAGCTCAAGTTACGATACAAGAAATCGTTGAACATCGACCAGAACCAAGAATCAATCCCCTTGAATTGATAGAACCACCCAGTTACGAAGAAGCGGTACAGATGCCGAGATTGACTCAATCTTTGGACGATTTGGACAATATTTCGACGAGAACATGTTCCGTCGTGGGTTCGGTCGATAACATAAGGAACAAGAAACagagaagagggaggagaaCGAAGAGAATTCTGAGCGAGAACGATTTACTGAGGAGGGAAGAGCGGCGGCAGGAGAGGCTCAGGAGGGAAAGGAACAACTCGGTCGATAACAACGAGACCAGTTTACCGTCGAGTCAAAGAAATTCCAGAGTGTACGCAACGCGTAGAACGAGAAGGCAGAGCGTGATAAGCGATTCAGTGGAATCAGGAAGCGGAAGAATTCGAGGCAAACCGCAAACACCGAgtacaagaaaaagaagacgaaAGTCGACAGTTTACACGGACAACGATTCGACCGACGATGAATACTCGAAAATAGTCGATTTGCGTAAATGGATCAAAGAGCTTCCAGAAGAGCCGAGAAGCCGTTTCGGAAAATCCACAATGGAGTCCGATTTCTCTACCGATTAA
- the LOC726414 gene encoding protein windpipe has product MLTTLLPLLLIITAGAGTCAGLCVLENGTRARCQALDDIRYIETYDLEPLKAHVREPVLRPSTVFANFTGLRHLDLSTGSLERIEAGSFLHLSNLRSLNLSSNRIHKIETGSMDGLGRLHTLDLSKNRLRHLPPELARLNRLQHLDLRGNPLRCDCATLGARDLLTSKGVEFRGNTVCASPPNSRKVPLLELDSAIVCRFEEQDLLGMQNDQPNEESFYDSSGDSSGKRFDEDEKQEEEEEEEKESTEIVETTIRAESETPFREIDEPPPASTPFLEEVEPPSTLGGSSTEQEMEPSKKTAFASDKIHEDGLFYPTEGSGAVDEEEEEEEREEGSGVEGSGSTSTLSSRGGKEEGFSLFDGLYNIFWGTTEGGATTNEGPDLEEEQFIDATKGNKELEEEEEEEDDKTITTTTTITSITTEIVLVPGVKFVDNSSKSEDVKEVGEGDELASPTRQSKKGMGSYVVLAALLAILATLIGFAAYKGGFCRRRRKRGGDVENGTELKDMQRALLETSASAGPRAGKVASNGNVESAPLVVDQDEIKVSNDCRAVDTEAKGNAVPECRVRPRSSSRSGRDSIDGTTASREDAAVEDRMQLQQQPPLSPGAQRVKITVQENPDSVPKTPILITRTSNGENLVKTP; this is encoded by the coding sequence aTGTTAACCACGTTGCTCCCGTTGCTGTTGATCATCACGGCTGGCGCTGGGACGTGCGCTGGGCTGTGCGTGTTGGAGAACGGAACGAGGGCACGTTGCCAGGCCCTCGACGACATCAGATACATCGAAACGTACGATCTCGAGCCGCTCAAGGCCCACGTGAGGGAGCCGGTCCTCCGCCCGTCCACGGTATTCGCCAATTTCACCGGTCTCCGCCATCTAGACTTATCCACCGGCTCTCTCGAGAGAATAGAGGCGGGCAGCTTCCTACACCTGTCCAACCTGAGGAGCTTGAACCTCTCGAGCAATCGTATCCACAAGATCGAAACAGGCTCCATGGACGGCCTCGGCCGATTGCACACCCTCGACCTTAGCAAAAACCGTCTCCGTCACCTGCCCCCCGAACTCGCCCGCCTCAACCGCCTCCAACACCTCGACCTCCGAGGCAACCCCCTTCGCTGCGACTGCGCCACCCTCGGCGCCAGGGACCTGTTGACGAGCAAAGGTGTGGAATTCCGAGGGAACACGGTATGCGCCTCCCCTCCCAACTCGAGGAAGGTCCCCCTTCTCGAGCTCGACTCTGCCATCGTTTGCCGCTTCGAGGAGCAGGATCTCCTCGGGATGCAGAACGACCAGCCGAACGAGGAAAGTTTCTACGACAGTTCCGGCGATTCCTCCGGCAAACGCTTCGACGAGGACGAGAaacaagaagaggaagaggaagaagagaaggagagcaCGGAGATCGTGGAGACGACGATTCGAGCGGAGAGCGAGACGCCGTTCCGCGAGATCGACGAGCCTCCCCCCGCCTCGACCCCCTTCCTCGAGGAAGTAGAGCCTCCCTCGACCTTAGGAGGCTCCTCGACGGAGCAGGAGATGGAGCCGTCGAAGAAGACGGCTTTCGCCAGCGACAAGATACACGAGGACGGACTCTTCTATCCGACGGAGGGTTCGGGCGCTgtggacgaggaggaggaggaggaggaaagggaggaggggtcGGGGGTGGAGGGCTCGGGCTCGACCTCGACGCTCTCCTCGCGGGGCGGCAAGGAGGAGGGGTTCTCGTTGTTCGACGGCCTGTACAACATATTCTGGGGGACGACGGAGGGGGGGGCGACGACGAACGAGGGCCCCGACCTGGAGGAGGAGCAATTCATCGACGCGACCAAGGGTAACAAAGAattggaagaggaagaggaggaagaggatgaTAAAACCATCACAACCACAACAACAATCACCTCCATCACCACGGAGATCGTCCTGGTGCCGGGCGTCAAGTTCGTGGACAACTCGAGCAAATCCGAGGACGTGAAGGAGGTCGGGGAGGGGGACGAGTTGGCGTCGCCCACCAGGCAGTCGAAGAAAGGGATGGGCTCGTACGTGGTGCTGGCCGCCCTTCTCGCGATCCTCGCCACCCTGATCGGCTTCGCCGCGTACAAGGGGGGCTTctgcaggaggaggaggaagcggGGGGGCGACGTGGAGAACGGGACCGAGTTGAAGGATATGCAGAGAGCGTTGCTCGAGACGAGCGCGAGCGCCGGGCCGAGGGCCGGGAAGGTCGCCTCGAACGGGAACGTGGAGAGCGCCCCCCTCGTCGTCGACCAGGACGAGATCAAGGTATCGAACGATTGCCGAGCGGTGGACACGGAGGCGAAGGGGAACGCCGTACCCGAGTGCAGGGTGAGGCCGAGGTCTTCCTCGAGGAGCGGAAGGGACTCGATCGACGGAACAACGGCGTCGAGGGAGGACGCCGCGGTGGAGGATCGAATGCAACTGCAACAACAACCTCCGTTGAGCCCTGGCGCCCAGAGAGTGAAGATCACGGTCCAAGAGAATCCTGACAGCGTGCCAAAGACGCCTATACTCATCACGAGAACGTCGAACGGTGAGAATCTAGTCAAGACGCCTTGA